Proteins encoded within one genomic window of Pseudorasbora parva isolate DD20220531a chromosome 3, ASM2467924v1, whole genome shotgun sequence:
- the ak6 gene encoding adenylate kinase isoenzyme 6: MRIMKRPNILLTGTPGVGKTTLGKELAQRTGLTYVNVGDLAQEGQLFDGFDEEYQCPILDEDRVVDELEDKMGDGGIIIDYHGCDFFPERWFHIVFVLRTDNTNLYNRLESRGYIGKKLQDNVQCEIFQTIYEEAMEAYKEEIVHQLPSNTPEDLERNLEQIVQWIEQWMKDNN, translated from the exons ATGAGAATCATGAAGAGACCAAACATTCTTCTCACAG GAACCCCTGGGGTAGGAAAGACCACGCTAGGCAAAGAGTTGGCTCAGAGAACAGGACTAACCTATGTCAATGTTGGTGATTTGGCACAGGAGG GTCAGTTGTTTGATGGATTTGATGAAGAATACCAGTGTCCTATATTGGATGAAGACAGG GTTGTGGATGAACTGGAGGACAAAATGGGAGATGGAGGCATCATAATTGATTACCATGGGTGTGATTTCTTTCCTGAACGCTGGTTTCACATTGTTTTTGTCCTCCGCACAGACAACACCAATCTCTACAATCGTCTTGAAAGCAG AGGGTACATAGGAAAGAAGCTCCAGGACAATGTGCAGTGTGAGATTTTCCAGACTATCTATGAGGAAGCCATGGAGGCTTACAAGGAGGAGATAGTCCACCAGCTCCCCAGTAATACTCCTGAGGACCTGGAGAGGAATCTAGAACAAATCGTTCAGTGGATTGAACaatggatgaaagacaacaattga
- the rad17 gene encoding cell cycle checkpoint protein RAD17 has protein sequence MSKLSLGGKHSSGKINNWVEPSFGELFGGVNRTLKKGPLSGESKTTKWPSTGDQTEKKTRKRKADPHVSNNQISVSSEAYKPDQDEPWVDLYAPQSQAELAVHKKKVEEVESWLRVNLDKSKKGGAILLLTGPSGCGKTATIRVLAKDLGFQIQEWSNPSTTSQYKMEDLFTLSFDPDSRFNRFHGSSQTGLFQEFLLRANKYNRLQMSGEKLTEDRKIILIEEFPNQFYRQPGCLHDILRQFIKTGRCPLVLIVSDSLSGDKISRLLFKDVMHELEIHNISFNPVAPTSMIKVLSRIVTIEVGKSSGRISVPDKTALDLLCSGSSGDIRSAINSLQFSSFTDNCLERRLWASKKGKSSSAKPAVRAKGRSKSSKSTDMQDESPAIGGKDASLFLFRALGKILYCKRESYDDSQAPKLPPHLAAHQRDKLLVDPELVIERSHMSGEFFNLYLHQNYPDFFSDVEDIAQASEYLSDADFLTAEWSSRSTMLAYGSSVATRGLMHSNSSRAKANSQSTTGFRPLHKPHWLHINKSYRENYLTAQSLFLNFCLTPVSLLTELVPYLAKLTNPMRNQAQIAFIQNVGHLSQKKVPGRLRLEALGDKDPGVLDADSENEESSAAQCLEPGTEPGTTPEHATAESNLPNSQDPPGELSASQPQPTSTEALLDEEDLLIEEYDSD, from the exons ATGTCAAAGCTGTCTCTGGGAGGAAAGCACTCCTCTGGAAAA ATAAACAACTGGGTTGAACCATCATTTGGTGAACTTTTCGGAGGAGTGAATAGGACACTGAAAAAGGGACCACTTTCAGGGGAAAGCAAAACTACCAAGTGGCCATCAACTGGGGACCaaacagagaaaaaaacacggaaGAGAAAAGCAGATCCTCATGTGTCCAACAACCAGATCAGTGTGTCAAGTGAAGCATATAAACCAGATCAGGATGAGCCCTGGGTGGATCTGTATGCACCCCAATCACAG GCCGAATTGGCAGTCCACAAAAAGAAAGTCGAAGAAGTTGAAAGCTGGTTGAGAGTTAATTTGGACAAATCAAAAAAG GGTGGCGCCATTCTGTTGCTCACTGGCCCCTCAGGATGTGGGAAGACGGCTACTATTCGAGTACTTGCCAAGGATTTGGGTTTTCAGATCCAAGAATGGTCAaatccctccaccacctctcAGTACAAAATGGAGGATTTGTTCACACTAAGCTTTGATCCAG ATTCAAGGTTTAACCGTTTCCATGGCAGCTCACAAACAGGGTTATTCCAAGAGTTCCTGCTAAGAGCCAACAAATACAACCGTCTACAAATGAGCGGAGAGAAACTCACTGAAGACAGGAAAATAATTCTTATAGAG gaaTTTCCAAACCAGTTCTATAGGCAACCAGGGTGCTTGCACGATATACTCAG gcaatttattaaaactggcCGGTGTCCTCTGGTCCTGATTGTGTCCGATAGCCTCAGCGGGGACAAGATCTCCAGACTTCTCTTTAAGGATGTTATGCATGAACTTGAAATTCACAACATTAG TTTTAACCCTGTGGCCCCCACCAGTATGATTAAGGTCCTCAGCCGTATTGTGACCATTGAGGTGGGAAAG AGTTCAGGTAGGATCTCTGTTCCTGATAAAACTGCTCTAGATCTTCTCTGCTCAGGAAGCTCAGGAGATATTCGCAGTGCCATCAACAGTTTGCAGTTTTCTTCATTTACTG ACAATTGTCTGGAGAGGAGGCTTTGGGCTTCTAAGAAAGGCAAGTCCTCTTCAGCAAAACCTGCTGTAAGGGCGAAGGGGAGGAGCAAGTCTTCGAAATCGACAGATATGCAGGATGAAAGTCCAGCTATTGGAGGGAAAGATGCTTCACTATTCCTTTTTAGAGCTTTAGGGAAAATCCTCTACTGCAAAC GTGAAAGCTATGATGACTCTCAAGCACCTAAGTTGCCTCCACATTTAGCTGCTCATCAGAGAGACAAATTGCTTGTTGATCCAGAA CTTGTCATTGAGCGGTCTCATATGTCAGGTGAATTCTTCAACCTTTACCTGCATCAGAACTACCCTGACTTCTTTTCAGATGTGGAGGATATAGCACAGGCCAGCGAGTACCTCTCTGATGCTGACTTCCTGACAGCAGAGTGGAGC TCAAGGTCAACTATGTTGGCATACGGCTCATCGGTGGCCACTAGAGGACTTATGCACTCAAACTCTTCTCGAGCAAAAGCCAACAGCCAGTCCACTACCGGTTTCAGGCCTCTTCATAAACCACATTGGCTTCACATAAATAAGTCG TATCGGGAGAATTACCTGACCGCGCAGTCGCTCTTTTTAAATTTCTGCCTTACCCCTGTGAGCCTCCTGACAGAGCTGGTGCCTTACTTGGCAAAGCTCACCAACCCAATGAGAAATCAAG CTCAAATAGCCTTTATCCAGAATGTTGGCCATCTTTCTCAAAAGAAGGTTCCTGGAAG GTTGAGACTTGAAGCACTTGGTGACAAAGACCCAGGCGTTTTAGATGCTGACAGCGAAAATGAAGAATCCTCTGCTGCTCAGTGCCTTGAACCAGGTACTGAGCCAGGTACTACACCAGAACATGCCACAGCTGAGTCCAACTTGCCAAATAGCCAGGATCCTCCCGGAGAACTTTCTGCCAGCCAGCCCCAGCCCACAAGCACTGAAGCCCTTTTGGATGAGGAAGACCTCTTAATTGAAGAATATGACAGTGATTGA
- the ccdc125 gene encoding coiled-coil domain-containing protein 125 isoform X1: protein MQGEGSCPQCLTEDDMTEGDLGDGMGARSRGHHEHFPQIMSRGRFLDFLSQSRPIKGGSERSNGPFSWTSCRAMYAVFREELEAERVAQREKRQSESSSEDTSEELQRRLQEVTEEVELLRTELEVTHRHLEGKHEALRILQGQAILDKATCHTKILLQKSEERTKTLEKEVNALQWEITFNQVKFKNVENSWSLKYERVLAENEALKKALEQRMKDHQEQRTENASLSQKCLELLSMLSTKERRDFQRTQPSCSLRTDCSALELAVYGACQCNSSGGEPCSCARSAAASRKQVLQLKQELEQQQKRKDEAYVMMDAFRIAFEQQLRRVGENVLRQAETDRHQPHYQRHEKVKQVSLSVGERLKKILPTTSEEKITASSNETLHMLLDLLNDKEEALAHQRKVSYMLARNTEDLEKRLQMQLDELQLSHKDSKTKMEDSEEIEWSRGDCRCSVDSYGSQHLTASDCPTADNEQTSKSTEMRETKPDNKDD, encoded by the exons ATGCAGGGTGAGGGTTCATGTCCTCAATGCCTCACGGAAGATGACATGACAGAGGGGGATCTGGGTGATGGCATGGGGGCCAGATCCAGAGGACATCATGAACATTTCCCACAAATCATGAGCAGGGGGAGGTTTCTGGACTTCTTGTCCCAGTCACGGCCAATCAAAGGGGGCAGCGAGAGAAGTAATGGACCCTTCTCTTGGACATCATGCAGAGCTATGTATGCTGTTTTTAGGGAAGAACTGGAAGCTGAACGAGTTGCACAGCGGGAGAAAAGACAGTCGG AAAGCTCTTCTGAGGACACAAGTGAAGAGCTGCAGAGAAGACTACAGGAGGTAACAGAG GAAGTGGAGCTGTTACGCACTGAACTGGAGGTCACTCATCGCCACCTAGAGGGAAAACACGAGGCTCTTAGGATCTTGCAAGGCCAG GCAATCTTGGACAAAGCAACTTGTCATACTaaaatattgcttcagaagagTGAAGAGAGGACCAAGACCCTAGAAAAG GAGGTTAATGCACTGCAATGGGAGATCACCTTCAACCAGGTGAAGTTCAAGAATGTGGAAAACTCATGGAGTTTAAAGTATGAGAG GGTGTTGGCAGAAAATGAAGCCCTAAAGAAAGCACTAGAGCAGAGAATGAAAGATCATCAGGAGCAAAGGACAGAGAATGCAT CTCTGAGCCAGAAATGTCTGGAGCTCCTGTCCATGCTTAGTACTAAGGAAAGAAGGGACTTCCAGAGGACCCAGCCTTCCTGCAGCCTGAGAACAGACTGTTCAGCTCTGGAG TTGGCGGTGTATGGGGCATGCCAGTGTAACTCTAGTGGGGGTGAGCCATGCTCTTGTGCTAGAAGTGCTGCTGCAAGTCGCAAACAGGTTCTCCAGCTCAAGCAAGAG CTGGAGCAGCAGCAGAAGAGGAAGGACGAGGCTTACGTCATGATGGATGCTTTCCGTATCGCCTTTGAACAACAGCTTAGGAGAGTTGGTGAGAATGTGCTCCGACAGGCTGAGACCGACAGACACCAGCCGCATTACCAAAGGCATGAGAAGG tgaagCAGGTGTCTCTCAGTGTAGGTGAAAGACTGAAAAAAATTCTACCCACAACAAGCGAAGAAAAGATAACAGCCAGTTCAAATGAAACACTGCATATGCTGCTTGATCTG TTAAATGACAAAGAGGAGGCCTTGGCACATCAGAGGAAGGTGAGCTACATGTTGGCACGAAACACTGAAGACTTAGAAAAACGTCTCCAGATGCAGCTAGACGAGCTGCAACTCTCACACAAAGACAGTAAAACCAAAATGGAGGATTCTGAGGAGATTGAATGGAGCAGAGGAGACTGTAGATGCTCTGTTGACAGCTATGGATCACAACATCTCACCGCCTCTGACTGCCCTACAGCTGACAATGAGCAGACCTCCAAATCAACTGAAATGAGAGAAACTAAACCTGACAATAAAGATGATTAA
- the ccdc125 gene encoding coiled-coil domain-containing protein 125 isoform X2, translating into MTEGDLGDGMGARSRGHHEHFPQIMSRGRFLDFLSQSRPIKGGSERSNGPFSWTSCRAMYAVFREELEAERVAQREKRQSESSSEDTSEELQRRLQEVTEEVELLRTELEVTHRHLEGKHEALRILQGQAILDKATCHTKILLQKSEERTKTLEKEVNALQWEITFNQVKFKNVENSWSLKYERVLAENEALKKALEQRMKDHQEQRTENASLSQKCLELLSMLSTKERRDFQRTQPSCSLRTDCSALELAVYGACQCNSSGGEPCSCARSAAASRKQVLQLKQELEQQQKRKDEAYVMMDAFRIAFEQQLRRVGENVLRQAETDRHQPHYQRHEKVKQVSLSVGERLKKILPTTSEEKITASSNETLHMLLDLLNDKEEALAHQRKVSYMLARNTEDLEKRLQMQLDELQLSHKDSKTKMEDSEEIEWSRGDCRCSVDSYGSQHLTASDCPTADNEQTSKSTEMRETKPDNKDD; encoded by the exons ATGACAGAGGGGGATCTGGGTGATGGCATGGGGGCCAGATCCAGAGGACATCATGAACATTTCCCACAAATCATGAGCAGGGGGAGGTTTCTGGACTTCTTGTCCCAGTCACGGCCAATCAAAGGGGGCAGCGAGAGAAGTAATGGACCCTTCTCTTGGACATCATGCAGAGCTATGTATGCTGTTTTTAGGGAAGAACTGGAAGCTGAACGAGTTGCACAGCGGGAGAAAAGACAGTCGG AAAGCTCTTCTGAGGACACAAGTGAAGAGCTGCAGAGAAGACTACAGGAGGTAACAGAG GAAGTGGAGCTGTTACGCACTGAACTGGAGGTCACTCATCGCCACCTAGAGGGAAAACACGAGGCTCTTAGGATCTTGCAAGGCCAG GCAATCTTGGACAAAGCAACTTGTCATACTaaaatattgcttcagaagagTGAAGAGAGGACCAAGACCCTAGAAAAG GAGGTTAATGCACTGCAATGGGAGATCACCTTCAACCAGGTGAAGTTCAAGAATGTGGAAAACTCATGGAGTTTAAAGTATGAGAG GGTGTTGGCAGAAAATGAAGCCCTAAAGAAAGCACTAGAGCAGAGAATGAAAGATCATCAGGAGCAAAGGACAGAGAATGCAT CTCTGAGCCAGAAATGTCTGGAGCTCCTGTCCATGCTTAGTACTAAGGAAAGAAGGGACTTCCAGAGGACCCAGCCTTCCTGCAGCCTGAGAACAGACTGTTCAGCTCTGGAG TTGGCGGTGTATGGGGCATGCCAGTGTAACTCTAGTGGGGGTGAGCCATGCTCTTGTGCTAGAAGTGCTGCTGCAAGTCGCAAACAGGTTCTCCAGCTCAAGCAAGAG CTGGAGCAGCAGCAGAAGAGGAAGGACGAGGCTTACGTCATGATGGATGCTTTCCGTATCGCCTTTGAACAACAGCTTAGGAGAGTTGGTGAGAATGTGCTCCGACAGGCTGAGACCGACAGACACCAGCCGCATTACCAAAGGCATGAGAAGG tgaagCAGGTGTCTCTCAGTGTAGGTGAAAGACTGAAAAAAATTCTACCCACAACAAGCGAAGAAAAGATAACAGCCAGTTCAAATGAAACACTGCATATGCTGCTTGATCTG TTAAATGACAAAGAGGAGGCCTTGGCACATCAGAGGAAGGTGAGCTACATGTTGGCACGAAACACTGAAGACTTAGAAAAACGTCTCCAGATGCAGCTAGACGAGCTGCAACTCTCACACAAAGACAGTAAAACCAAAATGGAGGATTCTGAGGAGATTGAATGGAGCAGAGGAGACTGTAGATGCTCTGTTGACAGCTATGGATCACAACATCTCACCGCCTCTGACTGCCCTACAGCTGACAATGAGCAGACCTCCAAATCAACTGAAATGAGAGAAACTAAACCTGACAATAAAGATGATTAA
- the fam151b gene encoding protein FAM151B isoform X1 produces the protein MGLVRHKWYRFIWCATVIVSLVVCYLKLQALSNSKGSMSGHTLEYFLNKGTIQRKDVADIEWYHAANSKSKLIEALRGSAHMIEADVLLRGQDPKEPIMAHPPDNDSDINLQDWLKEVVKSGKGIKLDFKSLAAVSQSMILLDEVRDQLQGPVWINADVLPGPGGKATPLDPHVFLQEVAQRSENDVLSLGWTTGWDVNIDNHGYSWEMVHQMEELCRSLKQPVTFPVRAALIPLSFPQFQWLLERSDRYSLTVWTGNDDVLNVEELLPYRQNFSKTRIYYDLLESQIKQFKGLPGY, from the exons ATGGGTTTAGTTAGACATAAATGGTACCGTTTTATCTGGTGTGCTACAGTTATCGTATCTTTGGTCGTTTGCTACCTCAAATTACAGGCACTGTCTAACTCCAAAG GATCAATGAGTGGACATACATTGGAATATTTCCTCAACAAGGGAACGATACAAAGAAAAGATGTTGCTGATATTGAGTGGTATCATGCTGCAAACAGCAAGAGCAAACTCATAGAGGCTCTTCGAG GTTCTGCACATATGATTGAAGCAGATGTTCTTCTCAGGGGTCAAGATCCAAAAGAACCCATTATGGCTCACCCGCCTGACAATGACAGTGATATTAATCTGCAGGACTGGCTTAAAGAAGTTGTGAAATCAGGCAAAGGAATAAAATTAGACTTCAAAAG TCTCGCAGCTGTATCCCAATCCATGATTTTACTTGACGAGGTCAGAGATCAGCTGCAGGGACCTGTGTGGATCAATGCTGATGTTCTTCCTGGCCCTGGTGGCAAAGCTACCCCTTTGGACCCTCATGTTTTTCTACAGGAAGTGGCTCAAAGGTCAGAAAATGATGTTCTCTCTTTGGGTTGGACCACTGGATGGGATGTAAACATAGACAATCATG GTTATAGCTGGGAGATGGTTCATCAGATGGAAGAATTATGCAGATCCCTAAAGCAACCAGTCACATTTCCAGTCCGTGCAGCTCTCATTCCTCTGTCCTTCCCTCAGTTCCAGTGGCTTTTAGAGCGTTCAGACCG GTATAGCCTGACTGTATGGACAGGCAACGATGATGTTCTTAATGTGGAAGAGCTGTTGCCTTACAGGCAAAACTTCAGCAAAACCAGGATCTACTATGATCTGTTAGAATCACAAATCAAACAGTTTAAAGGACTACCTGGCTACTAA
- the fam151b gene encoding protein FAM151B isoform X2, with product MSGHTLEYFLNKGTIQRKDVADIEWYHAANSKSKLIEALRGSAHMIEADVLLRGQDPKEPIMAHPPDNDSDINLQDWLKEVVKSGKGIKLDFKSLAAVSQSMILLDEVRDQLQGPVWINADVLPGPGGKATPLDPHVFLQEVAQRSENDVLSLGWTTGWDVNIDNHGYSWEMVHQMEELCRSLKQPVTFPVRAALIPLSFPQFQWLLERSDRYSLTVWTGNDDVLNVEELLPYRQNFSKTRIYYDLLESQIKQFKGLPGY from the exons ATGAGTGGACATACATTGGAATATTTCCTCAACAAGGGAACGATACAAAGAAAAGATGTTGCTGATATTGAGTGGTATCATGCTGCAAACAGCAAGAGCAAACTCATAGAGGCTCTTCGAG GTTCTGCACATATGATTGAAGCAGATGTTCTTCTCAGGGGTCAAGATCCAAAAGAACCCATTATGGCTCACCCGCCTGACAATGACAGTGATATTAATCTGCAGGACTGGCTTAAAGAAGTTGTGAAATCAGGCAAAGGAATAAAATTAGACTTCAAAAG TCTCGCAGCTGTATCCCAATCCATGATTTTACTTGACGAGGTCAGAGATCAGCTGCAGGGACCTGTGTGGATCAATGCTGATGTTCTTCCTGGCCCTGGTGGCAAAGCTACCCCTTTGGACCCTCATGTTTTTCTACAGGAAGTGGCTCAAAGGTCAGAAAATGATGTTCTCTCTTTGGGTTGGACCACTGGATGGGATGTAAACATAGACAATCATG GTTATAGCTGGGAGATGGTTCATCAGATGGAAGAATTATGCAGATCCCTAAAGCAACCAGTCACATTTCCAGTCCGTGCAGCTCTCATTCCTCTGTCCTTCCCTCAGTTCCAGTGGCTTTTAGAGCGTTCAGACCG GTATAGCCTGACTGTATGGACAGGCAACGATGATGTTCTTAATGTGGAAGAGCTGTTGCCTTACAGGCAAAACTTCAGCAAAACCAGGATCTACTATGATCTGTTAGAATCACAAATCAAACAGTTTAAAGGACTACCTGGCTACTAA
- the ankrd34bb gene encoding ankyrin repeat domain 34Bb: protein MEDSTEVRTGGNSLLKAVYLCRLRLTRLLLEGGAYINESNERGETPLMVACKSHHADAQSVPKPKIIRYLLENGADPNIQDKSGKTALMHACIERAGEEVLSLLLSSGADPSLEDHNGSSALVYAVNAGDKDALRVLLDACKAKGKEVIIITTDKLPSGRQMTKQYLNVPPPPNLEDRLHCAPASYMYPSEIKLFTPHIPPPTNDQSETLGSTPTLPTSKPGSPTQDSSPLQAASVVKLLHLQRLHSEPWLKIPPSLLLQQSKSSSLTEELLDITPEEELSFGYDGCRPPPRAMVARHQSIDVKDTTGLLKAFETTSDCEKELTKEQKWLSRKMSYDGELLPHSSSHQNLKQASISDTAPMDWDPDCLPNLAVSSLRNVFRRRNFGMDHYSSDSQLPQFGSQPSEDLRKTGGGGTVGTEKRKLVTSRSSTLSGSKESLESFVQRRSPVMLERRGSGALLLDHISQTRPGYLPPLNPHVPIPDIKVNTSVGLNSGSKPVAGTTPIVPGSRHFVPCAPNHPRDLKNKKSLLRRHSMQTEQIKQLVNFEEIFGQ, encoded by the exons ATGGAGGACTCAACAGAGGTGCGCACGGGTGGAAACTCTTTGCTGAAAGCAGTATATCTGTGCCGCCTGAGGTTGACACGCCTGCTGCTGGAAGGAGGGGCTTACATTAATGAGAGCAACGAGAGGGGAGAAACTCCACTGATGGTGGCCTGCAAAAGTCACCATGCTGACGCTCAGAGTGTGCCAAAACCAAAGATCATCAG GTATCTTCTTGAAAATGGAGCAGACCCCAACATTCAGGATAAGTCTGGTAAGACAGCCCTAATGCATGCCTGCATAGAGCGGGCGGGTGAAGAGGTGCTTTCTCTTCTGCTCTCCAGTGGAGCTGACCCTAGTTTAGAGGACCACAATGGCTCTTCTGCTCTGGTCTATGCAGTTAACGCTGGAGACAAGGATGCACTGAGAGTACTACTGGATGCCTGCAAGGCCAAGGGCAAAGAAGTCATCATCATTACAACAGACAAACTACCCTCTGGACGACAAATGACCAAGCAGTATCTGAACGTACCACCACCTCCAAATCTTGAGGACCGGTTGCACTGTGCCCCTGCGTCATACATGTACCCCTCTGAAATTAAACTTTTTACCCCACATATCCCACCACCCACCAATGACCAATCCGAGACCCTGGGATCCACTCCAACACTTCCCACATCCAAACCAGGCTCACCAACTCAAGATTCAAGCCCTCTGCAAGCAGCTAGTGTGGTGAAGCTGCTCCATCTACAGAGGCTTCACTCAGAGCCCTGGCTGAAGATCCCTCCATCTCTGCTCCTACAGCAAAGCAAATCCTCATCCTTGACTGAGGAGCTTCTAGATATCACCCCTGAAGAGGAGCTCTCATTTGGTTACGATGGTTGCCGACCACCACCGAGAGCAATGGTAGCTCGGCACCAAAGCATTGACGTCAAAGACACTACTGGTCTGCTTAAAGCTTTTGAGACAACATCTGATTGTGAAAAAGAACTAACAAAAGAACAGAAATGGCTTAGTAGAAAAATGTCCTATGATGGTGAGTTGCTACCGCACTCATCCTCCCATCAGAACCTTAAGCAAGCATCCATCTCAGACACTGCTCCTATGGACTGGGACCCAGACTGCCTTCCCAACCTCGCTGTATCAAGCCTGCGCAATGTGTTTCGTCGCCGCAACTTCGGAATGGACCATTACAGTTCTGACTCTCAGTTGCCTCAATTTGGGAGCCAACCCTCTGAAGACCTCAGGAAGACTGGAGGAGGAGGAACTGTGGGGACGGAGAAACGCAAGCTTGTTACCAGCCGCTCCTCCACTCTCTCTGGATCCAAAGAGTCTCTGGAAAGTTTTGTTCAAAGGAGGAGCCCGGTGATGCTGGAGCGGAGGGGATCTGGAGCCCTACTCCTAGACCATATCTCACAAACCCGCCCTGGTTATCTGCCACCTCTTAACCCGCATGTACCTATTCCTGACATCAAAGTAAATACCAGTGTTGGCCTCAACAGTGGAAGCAAGCCTGTGGCAGGAACTACACCCATTGTTCCTGGATCGAGGCATTTTGTCCCCTGTGCCCCGAACCATCCCAGAGATCTCAAGAACAAGAAGAGTCTGTTGAGACGACACTCCATGCAAACTGAGCAGATCAAGCAGCTGGTCAATTTTGAGGAAATCTTTGGTCAGTAA